The following proteins come from a genomic window of Nostoc sp. TCL26-01:
- a CDS encoding toxin-antitoxin system HicB family antitoxin: MGTLTIRLPDDKHTRLKELAQTRGISVNKLIEELSTIALAEFDANTRFKAMAATGNPEEGLRILAKLDDLTE, encoded by the coding sequence ATGGGTACTTTAACTATTCGTTTACCAGACGACAAGCATACTAGATTAAAAGAACTTGCTCAAACTAGAGGCATCAGTGTTAATAAACTAATTGAAGAACTGTCTACCATCGCTTTAGCGGAATTTGATGCCAACACCAGATTTAAAGCAATGGCTGCTACAGGAAACCCAGAAGAAGGTTTAAGAATATTGGCTAAACTTGACGATTTGACAGAATAA
- a CDS encoding putative toxin-antitoxin system toxin component, PIN family — MTIKIVVDTSVFISALIGSKGPSRELIRRCLKSEYQPLMGNALFSEYESVMQRSEIIAKCPLTSTEISGLLASFMSVSQWIYIYYLWRPNLKDEADNHLIELAIAGNAQIIATNNIKDFQNAELLFPNLSILKPEQIIRS; from the coding sequence ATGACGATAAAAATTGTAGTCGATACCAGCGTTTTTATTAGCGCTCTTATCGGCTCGAAGGGACCTAGTAGGGAACTAATTCGACGCTGTTTAAAGAGCGAATATCAGCCTTTGATGGGAAACGCATTATTTTCTGAATATGAATCAGTCATGCAGCGATCAGAAATTATTGCCAAATGTCCTTTAACTTCCACAGAAATTTCTGGTTTGCTTGCTTCATTTATGAGCGTTAGTCAATGGATTTATATTTACTACCTATGGCGACCTAATTTGAAAGATGAAGCTGACAATCACTTAATTGAATTAGCTATTGCTGGTAATGCTCAAATTATTGCCACTAATAACATCAAAGATTTCCAAAATGCGGAATTGCTGTTTCCGAATTTATCAATCTTAAAACCTGAACAAATTATTAGGAGTTAA